From a single Nicotiana tomentosiformis chromosome 2, ASM39032v3, whole genome shotgun sequence genomic region:
- the LOC104121671 gene encoding proteasome subunit beta type-1, with protein sequence MTKQQANWSPYDNNGGTCVAVAGADYCVIAADTRMSTGYNILTRDYSKIIKLADRCVMASSGFQADVRALQKVLASRHLIYQHQHNKQMSCPAMGQLLSNTLYYKRFFPYYSFNVLGGLDSEGKGCVFTYDAVGSYERVGYSSQGSGSTLIMPFLDNQLKSPSPLLLPAKDAVTPLSESEAIDLVKTCFASATERDIYTGDRLEIVILNVNGIRREEMELRKD encoded by the exons ATGACGAAGCAGCAAGCTAACTGGTCTCCTTATGACAACAATGGAGG AACATGTGTTGCGGTAGCAGGTGCAGATTATTGTGTAATAGCAGCAGATACTAGGATGTCTACTGGCTACAACATTCTAACTCGCGATTACTCCAAGATCATTAAACT AGCGGATAGATGTGTGATGGCCTCCTCTGGATTTCAGGCTGATGTGAGAGCTTTGCAAAAGGTTTTGGCATCCCGGCATCTG ATCTATCAGCATCAGCACAACAAACAGATGAGCTGCCCAGCAATGGGTCAGCTACTATCGAACACTCTATACTACAAACGCTTCTTTCCCTACTACTCCTTCAATGTTTTAGGTGGCCTTGACAGTGAAG GGAAGGGGTGTGTTTTCACATATGATGCTGTTGGATCCTACGAGAGGGTAGGGTACAGTTCTCAAGGTTCAGGTTCAACTCTTATCATGCCTTTCCTGGACAACCAGCTAAAATCTCCCAGCCCTCTCTTGCTGCCTGCCAAG GATGCTGTTACTCCACTTTCTGAATCAGAAGCCATTGATTTAGTGAAAACATGTTTTGCTTCAGCAACTGAAAGGGATATATACACC GGTGACAGGCTGGAGATAGTCATATTAAATGTGAATGGTATTCGTAGGGAAGAAATGGAGCTCAGAAAAGACTGA